The Brevibacillus choshinensis genome includes the window GGCGGGATTCCGTCCGCGAATCGTTTTTGAGAGCAGCAACATCCAGACCGTGCAATCGCTTGTAGCCGCAGGGATGGGACTGTCTTTTGCTCCAAAGATGATTACATTAGCACCAGGAACGGTAGAACCGCCTATCTATGTAAGACTGTCAGCAAAGCCTTACCGGACACTAGTCGTTGCCTATCGCAAGGACAGGCCGTTGTCACGTCCGGCTGAAGCGTTCGTACAGAATCTCGTCGAGCAAGGTGCGCATGTCTAATACGGAGTCTAGAAAACGCCAAAACCCAGTACTCGCCGCGACGAGTTTACTGGGTTTTTCATCTATCTTGTCGCTATTGTACGAGCTCAGAAAAAACGACTAACCTGCGTGCATGCTCCTGCTTTTTCTTGTTAAACTTGCCCGAGCATGTAATGAGGTTGAGGTGAGAGCCGTCCGTATCGCCGAAGATTTTTTCAATGGGTGCCTGATCCGCAAGAAAACTCTCCACCCGATTGACTTGGAAGGTGAGAATCTTCCCAGCAGCGTCGCTTACCTTTATGTGATCCCCGGGCTGTAGCTTTCGGAGGTTATAAAATACGGCAGGGCCTGTGTAATGATCAAAATGCCCAGCGATGACGGCATTTCCCTTCATGCCTGGTCGTGTCCAAGGAGCGAGAATTCCTACGCGATCAAACGCTTTCGGAACATCCATTTGCCCATTTTGCAATACGCCAACGGGTTCTACAAGGGTACTGAGTTGAATGGCGGGAATCTGCAGCTTTTTGGGTATAATTCCTTGGACGAGCGGTGTAGCAGGTATTTTTTTCGCTGGTAGAAACGGACCATATTTGATCTGCTTGGTACTGTCGATGACGATAGGCAAATCAGGTGCTTTGCTTTCGACTGTTTTCTCGATCACTGGTGGTTGAGGAATGGGAGGTTCTGCGTTTTGACCACATCCGGTGGCAATCAGGCAAAACAAAATCATGGACATGAAAAAGGGTTTCATCGGATACCTCCAAATGCCTTCACAAAAAGATAAAAAGAGGGAAAAATCCCCTCTTTAGTCACTAGCTCCACCCATACCTGTTTTCGGCATTGCCTTGATATGAGCGCCTTTTTTCGCTGCTTTGGTATGCATTTTGTGCGCTTTGGTTTTCATGTGGTGGGCTTTCGTATGCACTTTGTGATGTTTCTTGTGACCGTCATGGGTCGCAGCAGAGACAGGGAGTGCAGAGCATACAACGCAGAGTGCCAGAGCAAAAGCAGCTAATTTCTTCATGGTGTCACCATCCTATTGGTATTGGACTTACATGAAGTAGGTTTTCCTAACTGCTTGGTTTAAGTACTGGGAAAAGGAGCAGAAATGAGTATCTAAGGATAGAGAACCACTCTCTTCCAAGTGTCATGTGAGCACTTCAAGTTACACATAAGCACCGCGGATATGGTACACTATTTCCAAATCATTCTGGGAGGGAACACACATGAGAGAAGTAAAAACCGAAGCAGATTTCGAACAAGCGATCGCAGCTTCCAAGCCAGTCGTCGTTAAATTTTTCACCGACTGGTGTCCGGATTGCCATCGGATCGATCCTTTCATGCCAGCGGTAGAAGAGAAGTATCAAGCCGATCTGGACATGATTTCGGTGAACCGCGATACATTGCCAGAGCTGTCTCAAAAGCTGGATGTGTTCGGGATTCCTAGCTTTATTGCGTTTCAAGAAGGAAAAGAGCTCGTGCGCTTCGTAAGTAAACTGGGCAAAAATCGTGAAGAAATCGAACATTTTCTAGATCGTGCCATTCAAGTGGGCAAAGGGCTGGAGTAAGCGTAAAGAAGGTACTAAACGCAGGGAGAAATGCGAATCATGCAAGTCATGAAAAAAGAAGGGGAATGGCTCGTTGCACGCTTGACTGCTGCAGACGCTGCTGTTCCCATTGGGAACCTGCTGAGAGAGGGATGGAAGCTGCCTCGCAAGCAGGTCCATCTTTTATTTCAGCATAAAGAAGTGCTGATTGATGGTCAGCCTGTACCACAACACTTCACTGGAAAAGAAGGACAAGAAATTCGCTTGCACATGTGTAAGCCGGAGCCTCTCGGGATGGACCCAGTAGATCAGCCTGTAGATGTCTTGTACGAAGACGACCATCTGCTCATCGTCGAAAAAGAAGCAGGGGTTCTGTTGCATCCGACTGAACCACACCATCATTTGACCTTGGATCACATGGTCGCAGGTCATTTTTTTCGGACTGGACAGCAAGCAAAAGTACGGCATTTGCATCGACTCGATCAGGATACATCAGGAGTCGTCTTGTATGCCAAGCATCCGTGGGCGTCTGCCATCCTGGACGAGATGCTGCGGGAACGAGATATTAAACGCACGTATGTAGCTTTTGTCCATGGACAGCTGGCAAAAGATAGCGGAAAGATCAATGAGCCAATAGGTAAAGACCGCAATCATGCCACACGAAGAAGAGTTGCGCCTAATGGAGACGCAGCCGTCACTCACTACACAGTGCGACAAAGGTATCGCAACAGTACGCTGGTCGAATGCAGACTCGAGACAGGGCGGACGCATCAGATTCGTGTCCATCTCAGTCACATCGGTCATCCGCTCCTAGGGGATGTCTTGTACGGAGGCAAGCGTGATCTGATTAGCCGCCAGGCCCTTCATGCAGAAGTACTGCGGTTCGAGCATCCCTTTGGAGGTCAGTCTATCGAGGTGCGTGCATCGCTGCCTGCTGATTTGCTTGATTTGGAAAAGAGATTGCGATAAGTGCCAATGCATCGTTAGGTGAATAAACTGCCAGGGAGGACTCATGAGAGGGTGGTGTGATGAAACGACCCACAATCGGTATTCTGACCTGGCGGGAAGGCAAGAAGTTTGCAGAACCTGCCTATTTCCGACTTCTTCACCGGGCAGGACAAGAGCTGGGTAGTACCGTATTTCTTTTTTCGCCAAAGGATGTTCTGGCTGCCGGAAAACAGGTGAGAGGATTCGTCCTGGACAGTAATGGAAAATGGCAAGCTCGCATTTTTGAACGACCGGATGCTGTCTTTGACCGCTATCGTTATACCCCGACCCAAGCCTTCAAGGATTACGTAGCGTTTCGGCGCACGAGTAATTTTTTGTATGCAAACAATCGTCTGGCGAACAAATGGCGTGTTCATGAGGTGTTAGATCGGGATACCAGAATGCACAGGTGGCTCCCGGAGACCGTCTTGTACAATCGCGCCAATTTCGTAAAAATGCTGGGTCGCCACTCGTATTTGTACGTAAAGCCTTTGAACGGTACAGGTGGACGTAATATCCTGTGCATTGAGAAAACAGTGCAAGGCTACCGACTATTGGGACGAGACAAGCAGAGAGCCAAAATATCCACGGTCCTGAAACAGGTCGATTCTGTCCAACGGTGGGTAGATAACTGGACGAAGAAGGAGAAATACATCGTCCAGCAAGGGCTCCGATTGCAGCTTGTTCCGAAAAGAGCAGTAGATATGCGACTGCTGATTCAAAAAGATGGCGAGGGTGATTGGAAAGTCACGGGTCACGGGATGCGGGTGGGCGGAGAGCGCAGCGCTACTTCCAATTTGCACGGGGGAGGAAAGGCGATTGCCGTTCCTGAGTTTTTACGACCGCGCTTTGGAGAAGCACGTACTGCCGAAATCGTACGTGACTGTGAGCAGCTCGCTTATCAGACGGCAGAGTCGTTAGAGAACCATTTTGGACGTATGGTAGAATTCGGTCTGGACATCGGGATCGATGTGAACGGACGTGCATGGTTGATCGAGGTAAACCCCAAGCCTGCCCGAGAAGTGTTCCGCGAAATGGGGGCACTCCAACAGTACAAAC containing:
- a CDS encoding YheC/YheD family endospore coat-associated protein, with product MKRPTIGILTWREGKKFAEPAYFRLLHRAGQELGSTVFLFSPKDVLAAGKQVRGFVLDSNGKWQARIFERPDAVFDRYRYTPTQAFKDYVAFRRTSNFLYANNRLANKWRVHEVLDRDTRMHRWLPETVLYNRANFVKMLGRHSYLYVKPLNGTGGRNILCIEKTVQGYRLLGRDKQRAKISTVLKQVDSVQRWVDNWTKKEKYIVQQGLRLQLVPKRAVDMRLLIQKDGEGDWKVTGHGMRVGGERSATSNLHGGGKAIAVPEFLRPRFGEARTAEIVRDCEQLAYQTAESLENHFGRMVEFGLDIGIDVNGRAWLIEVNPKPAREVFREMGALQQYKHAITRPLEYAMYLARTKGREEKESKYSKVASRR
- a CDS encoding thioredoxin family protein translates to MREVKTEADFEQAIAASKPVVVKFFTDWCPDCHRIDPFMPAVEEKYQADLDMISVNRDTLPELSQKLDVFGIPSFIAFQEGKELVRFVSKLGKNREEIEHFLDRAIQVGKGLE
- a CDS encoding class F sortase; amino-acid sequence: MKPFFMSMILFCLIATGCGQNAEPPIPQPPVIEKTVESKAPDLPIVIDSTKQIKYGPFLPAKKIPATPLVQGIIPKKLQIPAIQLSTLVEPVGVLQNGQMDVPKAFDRVGILAPWTRPGMKGNAVIAGHFDHYTGPAVFYNLRKLQPGDHIKVSDAAGKILTFQVNRVESFLADQAPIEKIFGDTDGSHLNLITCSGKFNKKKQEHARRLVVFSELVQ
- a CDS encoding RluA family pseudouridine synthase — its product is MQVMKKEGEWLVARLTAADAAVPIGNLLREGWKLPRKQVHLLFQHKEVLIDGQPVPQHFTGKEGQEIRLHMCKPEPLGMDPVDQPVDVLYEDDHLLIVEKEAGVLLHPTEPHHHLTLDHMVAGHFFRTGQQAKVRHLHRLDQDTSGVVLYAKHPWASAILDEMLRERDIKRTYVAFVHGQLAKDSGKINEPIGKDRNHATRRRVAPNGDAAVTHYTVRQRYRNSTLVECRLETGRTHQIRVHLSHIGHPLLGDVLYGGKRDLISRQALHAEVLRFEHPFGGQSIEVRASLPADLLDLEKRLR